Proteins from one Hyperolius riggenbachi isolate aHypRig1 chromosome 2, aHypRig1.pri, whole genome shotgun sequence genomic window:
- the EVA1B gene encoding protein eva-1 homolog B: MDTRKREMEFLSNSIAAYAHIRDNPESFGLYFVLGVCFGLVLTLCMLVIRISCKPRTPSIPPKPKKTPPKDCVKEPLSLVGDEEDPDSDDNEETFILTPVTDTPLGNQTPVDGTLSVNVFTSAEELERAQRLEERERIIREIWRNGQPDILGTGTGTIGRVHYY; the protein is encoded by the exons ATGGATACTCGTAAGAGAGAGATGGAATTTCTGAGTAACAGCATAGCAGCATATGCCCACATAAGAG ataacccGGAATCTTTTGGCCTCTACTTTGTGCTTGGGGTATGCTTCGGACTGGTCTTAACACTCTGCATGCTGGTGATCCGGATCTCTTGCAAACCTCGGACCCCCAGCATTCCTCCCAAACCGAAAAAGACTCCCCCCAAAGACTGTGTAAAGGAGCCCCTGTCTTTAGTGGGGGATGAAGAGGACCCAGACAGTGATGACAATGAAGAAACATTCATCTTGACTCCTGTGACAGACACTCCTCTGGGAAACCAGACCCCTGTGGACGGTACACTGTCAGTAAATGTCTTCACATCAGCAGAGGAGCTGGAGAGAGCCCAGAGGCTAGAGGAGCGGGAGAGGATAATCCGAGAGATCTGGCGGAATGGCCAGCCTGATATTCTGGGTACAGGAACTGGCACCATCGGCCGTGTACATTACTATTAG